In Zingiber officinale cultivar Zhangliang chromosome 8B, Zo_v1.1, whole genome shotgun sequence, a single genomic region encodes these proteins:
- the LOC122013883 gene encoding uncharacterized protein LOC122013883, whose product MKRTFSIHHMDSNDYVAQDPESIKQITTERADNVEVDSEQAIGPGSSSAHRVLPILQCTSDTSVGDVEFRDNSSPKKATPVSSYRFCRSRSSIDGLSRDQLHELLNLIAEGQTENDANAGTELYQSMFMDIMQKLMKNKDLFLMFLQDHSVSEKELRKSGSFPGPGWFHINSLSTFDHKETENGSIGKKQKSIQDRDSDKDNKDQKNVTTVSRHFKVLKKKIKDIIKENNKEQARISMDSIFHKIPYGEKASKIKMKETGLASTSSSNNKLKRMRKSTSLTESLGRYSQLLESVSSTDAKRSRVVENSVESISSIEAKRTSNLIKESKDAPTKKAPRALGRMFSLQDLHSYSLSKNHSQLPLKPERLEEQPMKKDGSLKIAATKEQVLPINEQKLVAYEALELSIIKDRSYCFEDDYSNDVLRTPTEILVADSRQSSETGNFFRELSTWKSHTDMVEPQIDSDIEATPRDENVDDLFDEAPSLRAKKHGSFHIQVDEMNETEFQYVRNILLKSRIGSEVTLGEWYLPDQPVDPSLFEEEEECSSQALMLHGNELINTTLKHMLLFDLINEVLLQIYDTSFAYCPDCRIRPVPVGHRVLEEVWAVISQHLSHQLLLDQTVESTVARDFMKNDGWMDLKHDTEFVGLDMEDWILEELVEEIILDFDDIWIEKIIVDYDDISDLEFLAYQLEG is encoded by the exons ATGAAGCGGACCTTTTCGATTCATCATATGGATTCTAACGATTATGTTGCTCAAGATCCTGAAtcaataaagcaaataacaactgAGAGAGCTGATAATGTGGAGGTGGATTCTGAACAAGCAATTGGTCCTGGTTCTTCTTCTGCACACAGAGTGTTGCCAATTTTGCAATGCACAAGTGATACTAGTGTAGGTGATGTGGAGTTTAGAGACAACAGTTCTCCGAAAAAGGCTACACCGGTTTCGTCGTATCGATTTTGCAGGAGCAGGAGCAGCATAGATGGATTGAGTCGTGACCAGCTGCATGAGCTCTTGAATCTAATAGCAGAGGGACAGACAGAAAATGATGCAAATGCTGGCACTGAACTCTATCAGTCAATGTTCATGGACATAATGCAGAAGCTCATGAAGAACAAGGACTTGTTCTTGATGTTCCTGCAGGATCATTCGGTTTCAGAAAAGGAACTTAGGAAATCTGGTTCTTTTCCTGGACCAGGATGGTTCCACATAAATAGTCTCTCAACCTTTGATCATAAAGAAACCGAAAATGGATCGATAGGCAAGAAACAGAAGTCCATCCAAGATCGAGATTCCGACAAGGATAATAAAGATCAGAAGAATGTTACAACTGTTTCAAGACATTTTAAGGTtcttaagaagaagataaaagaTATCATAAAGGAAAACAACAAGGAACAAGCAAGGATATCTATGGACAGTATCTTTCACAAAATTCCTTATGGAGAAAAGGCATCGAAAATTAAGATGAAAGAAACTGGACTTGCTTCTACTTCTAGCAGCAACAATAAACTCAAAAGGATGAGGAAGTCGACTTCTCTAACCGAATCTTTAGGAAGGTACTCACAATTGCTGGAATCCGTTTCGAGCACAGACGCGAAAAGATCGAGAGTAGTAGAGAATTCAGTAGAGTCCATTTCGAGCATCGAAGCTAAAAGAACTTCAAACCTGATCAAAGAGAGTAAAGATGCACCAACAAAGAAGGCACCAAGAGCTTTGGGAAGAATGTTCTCTCTTCAAGACTTGCATTCATATTCTCTAAGCAAAAATCACTCTCAGTTACCATTGAAACCGGAGAGACTGGAAGAGCAGCCAATGAAAAAGGATGGAAGTTTGAAAATCGCGGCAACCAAAGAACAAGTGTTGCCAATTAATGAGCAGAAGTTAGTAGCATATGAAGCATTAGAGTTGTCCATAATAAAAGATAGAAGCTATTGCTTTGAGGATGATTATAGCAATGATGTTCTGAGGACACCAACCGAGATCTTGGTCGCAGACTCTCGTCAAAGTTCAGAAACAGGGAATTTTTTTAGAG AATTGAGCACTTGGAAAAGTCATACCGATATGGTTGAGCCACAGATTGATTCTGACATTGAAGCAACTCCTAGAGATGAAAATGTAGACGATCTCTTCGATGAGGCACCAAGTTTGAGAGCGAAAAAGCATGGCTCCTTCCACATACAAGTAGATGAAATGAACGAGACCGAGTTCCAATATGTGAGGAACATACTCCTGAAATCGAGAATTGGCAGTGAAGTGACCCTTGGAGAATGGTATTTGCCTGATCAACCAGTCGATCCGTCCCtattcgaagaagaagaagagtgctcCTCTCAAGCTCTTATGCTCCATGGAAATGAACTAATTAACACAACACTGAAGCACATGCTTCTGTTTGATCTAATCAATGAAGTGTTGCTGCAGATATATGACACTTCGTTTGCTTATTGCCCTGACTGTCGGATTCGACCGGTGCCAGTAGGCCACCGAGTCCTGGAAGAGGTGTGGGCAGTTATTAGCCAGCATCTCAGCCATCAACTACTGCTGGACCAGACTGTGGAGAGCACTGTGGCCAGGGACTTCATGAAGAATGATGGATGGATGGACCTTAAACATGATACTGAGTTTGTGGGTCTTGACATGGAAGATTGGATATTGGAAGAATTGGTCGAGGAGATAATACTTGATTTTGATGATATATGGATCGAGAAAATTATAGTCGACTATGATGATATATCAGACCTCGAGTTCTTAGCATATCAACTTGAAGGCTAG